ATTTCCATTTTAGTGATTCCCAAAGGCTTACTAGATGTCTCTTGTTCTAATTGGGTTTCAAGGTTTATGTCTTGTCGATCATCAACATAGTTCGGAGGGTATCTACAGAAAACATTTTGATGTTCAAGTCAAATAGGATCTGTGTAAAGCAATATTAAATGTTGTAATGCATGTGTGTGAATAACCACACCTCATACCTTTATTTACAGTAGTTAtgagtttttatctttttgctGGCCTAATCATAGtcaaattatatcttaattaatcAACATTAGTTGGCTGATTCATGGTTATCATTGACTAAGTATTAATCTGACCTTTATTCTACAACTGGTCAGTCTCTTGCTAGTCAATTTGGACGATTGATCTCAGGGTGTACTGGTTGGTTTGTTAGTCAGTCAAGATGATCGACCAAGGGTGTATTGGTTAATCTTGCCAATTAGTTTAGATGATCGATCCAAGAGTGTACTAGTCGATCTCACTAGTGGTTTGGGTGATCAACATGAAGGTGTACTGGTTGCTCGCAGTCGGTTTGACTTATTGACCAAAAGGGTATGTACCATGCACTATGATAAAATCCAAGAAAGAATAcgattttttttgaatttgaatccttaagaaaataaatcagaGAAGAACGCGGAATAAGACAGGGATATGGATTTCACAACCTAGCAGATTgataatctttgataagaatcgAAGTTCTAATCtaagagattttttttctaaaaaatgcaaatgcatatattataaCTCAAAAGTATTTACATCAACTTTTGGTACTTCTGTATATAGGCactttattttaagaaaaattagaaacctTTAAATAAAGCCCAAAACCCAAAgcacataaaaatatcaaaaaacgaaaattactTTTGCCTAGCGAGACTCTTTCGCCTAGCAAATTTAacattatgtaattaaaataaaattataatttatttaatttcctaaattattttttatttgtgctCATGATCTTCATGTTCTTTAAGTTCCCTCCTTCATGGAATATTATAAGATTCAAGAAGACATGTTTTGATCTTGGGCTTTATCATAGGTTTTTTGAATTGTGAATGTTCTTCATGAAAAATTTCTCATATATGTTTAAGAGATAGtcctttattatattttcctttttaaagaGAATTTATCCTTAAATTCACACCATTTGAAGATTCCTTTCATTTAccatgtataaaaatattttatttactataatataacaatttaatataatgaatCTTATTTATTTGCATATGAATATagatttaagtttaaaaaataaaatatttaaattaaaattattattatttatgttatttctttttaagtaatgtattataatttttattaatataaaagaaaatagattcCATATAAAAAAGAAGTAGATAGacagttaaaataatttaaaactttgattatttcttttctttttataatttaaaaaattatttttagctttatcattttttttattaatgcaaGTCAAACTATTGtaaaattaatagatattttgcttgtcataaaattttaattatatgtaattgtttattattttatataatttttttcttttactttttatccaATTATtactttgatttaatatttatataattataattttttttattaatatttaaataataaaaaaatatatgtttttttatattgaatatttgataattttgtgttatttttttatgcgattcttatttttatataaattatttataattaatactaGGAGAGTAAGAAAGTAGTTACATGTATACACGCATTGATAGAAATAGGGatgaacaaaaattatattcctGTTAAAAGTTAATTGTAATGAGATTGGATTTTTACtttgaagataaaatttaataatataactgGTATCTTTGTCCTTCGTAACTTGTCCTATTGTTATGTCTATATAAAGTATATTGTATTTTAACATGTAATTTTAAGATTGTTTAGAATTGTGAATTGACCGAACCCTCTCATGTTAAagtttaggataatgatatttagacaacatttttttttacaacatttgaacattgattacatgtcaatatgtgattggtcaaaaactactccacaataatgtttatgattattattattgattgtggagtaatttttgaccaatcacagattgacacgtaatcaatgttcaaatgttgtcaaaaaaatattgtctaaatatcattatcttaaagTTTAAGAGCGACTGATTCGAGTTAAAGGTTGAGACgagatgttttgttttttttacgtttaaaaaagaataaatagattaatttatagataagatttttgtaaatattttgattttatgattttttattgaaagattttttatcatttaaatttttttttgtctgaaTTTATGTCGAAGAGTACCTTCCAAATTGACATCTTTAATTGTGTTAATGATTAGACATCATAAAACCCAATTCTTAACCAGAAACAATTCATCAaacaggaagaagaagaagaagaagagattaTTGTATCATTTATCATAGTGGTTTCACAAGTTATAAACAAAAAACTAGTGTCATAAAGAACACACATAAAGGAAGCAATGCATGCAATCCAACTTATTCATACAAAAAAGCAAGAACACTTCCATCTTGGTTCATATTACAGGGATGAGATTCCACAGTAGGCTTCAATTCGAGAATAAGGGTCTTtgattttctctttctcataGAAACGAAGGTATTCATAATGATCGAATATTGATTTATAACGCAAGGGATGTTGCTCATTCACTACTTCATCCGGTATCTGCATAATCTTATCACCATTAAAAGAAAACAGTCCCATAGAATATCTGGTTTTCGTCGCATTCATGGTAACTCTGTGCTCACATGGTCGTATTCTACCATTACTCCACACCTACGCCATTAAAATATAAGcttatttacaaaatatgacTGACTGTGGTAGCTATATATAATTAGGGTTTATGTACTCACATTGAATGCGTCACCTGCCATAACCACAAACAAGGAGGAAGAAGCATCAACCCCAATCCATTCTCCATCCTTCAGTTTGATTTCCAAGCCATTCAAATTATTCAGCTGATGAACTATGGATACGATTGTTAAGTCTGTGTGAGAATGCATTCCCAAATCCTTTTCATCCGTATCAGGTGTTCTATATTTCATGCACCGAAGCAGATAATCGCTTGATTCTATCATGCGCTTGCATCCTTTCATGTTCACACCATAGCTCTCGAACACCATTCTCTTTGCCATACGGTCTAATTCTCCCAGCAACTTAGCATACTCGTTGATGCTTTCACTGTATATTTGGATCAAGTGTTACCCTTTGAATCAAGTGTTATTTTCGTTTTAGATGAAAATATgagtggaaaagaaaaagggtacCTACCAGAAACGATGATTCCCCTGCAAACCCATTATGTGGGCGAATTTTTGGCAGCCTTGTAAGGTGAGAGGGTCATCGATGCCCAAAGATTCATACAAGGGAAGCCATGAGACTTGTCCTAAGTAACCATGGAAAGGTTTGTCACTGGTTTTTTGTGCTTTGGTTTCCACTGGGAGACTAAACAACTCTTCCATTGCAGATACCACAGAATCAGACAGCTCCTTGCCAATTCTATCATATCGTGCAACAAAACAACCATTGTCTTCAAGTGCTTCCCTGACATGAGTGCAGGCTGAGAACCATGCATCGGTTCCAGGCTTCATGGTTGCATCAGTGAAGTCCACCACATGCAGTTCAGACTGTGTTTGGGATCCCATCCTGTGCAATGCTCTCTACAGAACAATATCACTGCTCTTGCTCAACAATTTTTGTGCTTCAAAAACCATCACTCTTCCAACTAACTAGTTTAAATTCATAGCATATACAGATAGTATAAAGAAATCGTAAAGTGTTGTTTAATCAATCACATATTTTCacgaataataaaataattattttttacaacaactatatattttaattcattcatacaaTATTGATTTAAGagaaattaatgtaaaacttaaaatattgatAACTTTTTGTTCATCAGTGAACGAATGAATACTACATTAATTGTGGAAGAacttatgtgttattttttactccgataaatcatttaattgaaaaaaaaaacaataaaattctatataccaaataaatattatattactttcCTTTAACTATCTACATTAGTTTAAAGATCAACGGATAAAGAAAGTCATTAAAATACAAACCTTTAAGGGAAAAATATGTCTAGTCTCAATTTTCCAtatgatttcacttagtttgaaatttaatttggGCTAGTTAACTCATATTGATCTTCATTTTAGGTTATTCTATTATGACTTTTGTTTTGACTTCACTTTCAATCTAGATTGATATGTTTCTATCTTTGGTCTGGATTAGACTGTATTGTCTTCATTGTTGACTTGAATTActcattttgatttttggtttCAAACGGCTCATCTCTACTTTTCGCTCATGTCAACCCATCTTTATATTCGACTCGAATTGGTCCGTCTTCAACATCAACCTAAGCAATCTCGTTTTGACTGTCAgctagaggtgtcaatttaatcCATGGCCCCAAGGCCAGTCctaacccactattgaaaaaaccctattttaagaagccccttaagtagggggctagaaaaaagccccaacccccaaagccccctctcaagtgggttagggtcagggttaaagtgggttagccccactctaaaactttaattaaattttagtccaaaacttcaaattaaattttagaaataacataatttatatNNNNNNNNNNNNNNNNNNNNNNNNNNNNNNNNNNNNNNNNNNNNNNNNNNNNNNNNNNNNNNNNNNNNNNNNNNNNNNNNNNNNNNNNNNNNNNNNNNNNNNNNNNNNNNNNNNNNNNNNNNNNNNNNNNNNNNNNNNNNNNNNNNNNNNNNNNNNNNNNNNNNNNNNNNNNNNNNNNNNNNNNNNNNNNNNNNNNNNNNNNNNNNNNNNNNNNNNNNNNNNNNNNNNNNNNNNNNNNNNNNNNNNNNNNNNNNNNNNNNNNNNNNNNNNNNNNNNNNNNNNNNNNNNNNNNNNNNNNNNNNNNNNNNNNNNNNNNNNNNNNNNNNNNNNNNNNNNNNNNNNNNNNNNNNNNNNNNNNNNNNNNNNNNNNNNNNNNNNNNNNNNNNNNNNNNNNNNNNNNNNNNNNNNNNNNNNNNNNNNNNNNNNNNNNNNNNNNNNNNNNNNNNNNNNNNNNNNNNNNNNNNNNNNNNNNNNNNNNNNNNNNNNNNNNNNNNNNNNNNNNNNNNNNNNNNNNNNNNNNNNNNNNNNNNNNNNNNNNNNNNNNNNNNNNNNNNNNNNNNNNNNNNNNNNNNNNNNNNNNNNNNNNNNNNNNNNNNNNNNNNNNNNNNNNNNNNNNNNNNNNNNNNNNNNNNNNNNNNNNNNNNNNNNNNNNNNNNNNNNNNNNNNNNNNNNNNNNNNNNNNNNNNNNNNNNNNNNNNNNNNNNNNNNNNNNNNNNNNNNNNNNNNNNNNNNNNNNNNNNNNNNNNNNNNNNNNNNNNNNNNNNNNNNNNNNNNNNNNNNNNNNNNNNNNNNNNNNNNNNNNNNNNNNNNNNNNNNNNNNNNNNNNNNNNNNNNNNNNNNNNNNNNNNNNNNNNNNNNNNNNNNNNNNNNNNNNNNNNNNNNNNNNNNNNNNNNNNNNNNNNNNNNNNNNNNNNNNNNNNNNNNNNNNNNNNNNNNNNNNNNNNNNNNNNNNNNNNNNNNNNNNNNNNNNNNNNNNNNNNAATTtattttggatatttaattttttttttgtaaaaaagaaagcccatgggc
The sequence above is drawn from the Vigna radiata var. radiata cultivar VC1973A unplaced genomic scaffold, Vradiata_ver6 scaffold_154, whole genome shotgun sequence genome and encodes:
- the LOC106752553 gene encoding 2-oxoglutarate-dependent dioxygenase AOP3-like, which gives rise to MGSQTQSELHVVDFTDATMKPGTDAWFSACTHVREALEDNGCFVARYDRIGKELSDSVVSAMEELFSLPVETKAQKTSDKPFHGYLGQVSWLPLYESLGIDDPLTLQGCQKFAHIMGLQGNHRFCESINEYAKLLGELDRMAKRMVFESYGVNMKGCKRMIESSDYLLRCMKYRTPDTDEKDLGMHSHTDLTIVSIVHQLNNLNGLEIKLKDGEWIGVDASSSLFVVMAGDAFNVWSNGRIRPCEHRVTMNATKTRYSMGLFSFNGDKIMQIPDEVVNEQHPLRYKSIFDHYEYLRFYEKEKIKDPYSRIEAYCGISSL